One Acidobacteriota bacterium genomic window, TGTGGTAGTCCTTATGACCTCGCTTGATGCCATCGCGACGCTGCGTCGGGTCCCTTTTTTTGCCGTTCTCGGTGAAGAGGATCTCCGGCGCTTGGCCGGCCATTGTGTCGTCCGATTTCTCGGAAAAGAAGAACTGCTGTTTTCCGAAGGCGACCGATGTGAAGGCATGTACGTCGTCCAATCTGGCGCCATCAAGGTGTTTAAAATGGCAGACACCGGCCGCGAGCAGGTCCTGGTGATCGAGCGAGCGGGCTCGACGGTGGGCGAACTGCCGGTTTTCGACGGCGGCAACCTGCCCGCTTCCGCTGCAGCCCTCGAGGATTCCAGCCTGCTCTTTCTTCCCAAGCGGGAGTTTCTCGACCTGTGCCGGCAGAACTCCGAAGTTGCCTTTGCTGTCATTCGGTCGCTCGCGTGGCGCTTCCGTTACCTGACTGCACTGGTGGAAGAGCTTTCGCTCAAAGAAGTCAGCCACAGGCTGGCGAGGTTTTTGCGCGACCGGGCGCTATCGGCGGGGGTCCGGACGCGGCGTGGGGTCGAATTCCCGCTCGAGGAATCCAACCAGCAGATCGCTGCTGAAATTGGCACTGTCCGGGACCTGGTTTCCCGAAATTTGCGCCGACTGGTCGATCACAAGATCATCAAAATGGAGCGGCGGAAAGTGATCGTGCTGAATATGGCTGACCTGGAAGAGCAGATTGCGGGGACGAAGCGCGCGGCCGGCTAACGCGGCAGACACTCGCAGGGCCCCCGGGTTTTGTTGCCTTGACGTCGACTTCCTCACTCTGTTGCGCCGCTTCTTATCAGACAATTTCCATCTTGCTTTCATCTGCTTCCTGCCCGTACTCTAGATGATTGCTTTTCATCAAGCGAGGAATGTGTGTGAGCGTGCAAGCATTGCGTCTGGTTGTATTCACGGAGAGGGAAGAGGGCCCTGTCTGCGGGCTTGATCAGAAGGTGATCCGAGAGGCTGGCGGCACCATTAAATACGGCAGAGCGGGCAGCCTGGCTGATCGCGTCGCCCTGGCGAAATCAGCGGAAGTCCTGATCGCAAGCACGGCCCCGATGCGGCGGGAATTTCTTCAGCAACTCCCGCAACTGAAGGGAATCGTGCGGCTGGGTATTGGAGTGGACTCCGTTGATCTCGACGCCGCCACCGATCTGGGAATCGTGGTGGCGAATGTGCCGGAGTTCTGCCAGGACGAGGTGGCCGAGCATGCCCTCGGCCTGCTGCTGGCGGTGACGCGCAAGATCGTTTTGGCCGACCGGCTGACCCGCCAGGGGAAGTGGGTTGTCGGGATTCAGGAACGCATGCTGCCGATGCGGCGGCTAAGGGGCCAGACGTTGGGCCTGGTCGGATTTGGCCGCATTGCGCAAAGACTCACGGGCATGGCCAAAGCGCTCGGCCTTCGCGTCATTGCTGCAGACCCTTACGTGACGCCAGAGATTGCCGAGGCGGCGGGTGTGAGTCTGCTGCCGCTGGAGGAACTGCTTCCGCAAGCCGACATCATTTCTCTTCATGTTCCGCTCACTTCTGAGACCCGCTACCTGATCAACTCTGACGCCTTTGCGCTGATGAAACGCGGGGCCATCCTGATCAACACTGCGCGTGGCCCGGTGGTGGATGAGGTCGCGCTGGAAAAGGCCCTCGCGGATGGCATTCTGGGCGGCGCGGGCCTGGACGTTCTTGAAACTGAGCCACCCAGGATTCCCCATCCGCTCCTCGAGTTTGATAACGTAGTGGTAACATGTCACTACGCCTCGTGCAGCTTTGAGGCCTACGCCGACCTGCGCAACGGCGTTTCGGAACAGGCGGCCCAGATCCTGCGCGGCGAGTTTCCCCGGCATCTTGTGAACATCCCTTTGAAGGGCCTGCCCCAGTGCAGGTTACGGGACCCCGGCGTGCAGTCCCAGGGCGCACAGGGTTAAATCCAGGTCTCAACAGGGCAGGGGAGATCAGCAATCCAGATGGCAAGAAGGCAAATGAGGAAACAGCATCGGCTCAAAGTGGTCCTCGTAGGCAATGTGGCCGCGAAGGCCGCGGACCATCTTAAAGCCCTCATCAATGCTCCTTCAACCATTGTCCCATTTCCGATCAACCATGAAGATTCCCGGCTGCTCAAAGAATTGGCAAACGCTGATGTGGCGGTTGGGCACTTCTTCACCGAAAGGATGGCGCGCGCCGCACGGAGCCTGAAACTGTTGCAGGCCCCGAACGCCGGAGTGGATGCTTTTCGGGCCGACCTGCTTTCTCCTCAAACCACCGTTGCCAATGCTTATTTTCACGGTCCCGGACTTGCCGAGTATGTGATCATGATGGTCCTCGCTCTGCGCCGGGACCTGCTGAATCTCGATGCGCAGTTTCGGAAAGGCGCCTGGATTGGCTCATGGACAAAGGGTGAAATTCCTCCGGAAGAGGTCTTTGGGAGGAGCCTGGGGCTGGTTGGCTATGGAACGATCGGCCGCGAAGTCGCCACGCGCGCGCGGGCGCTGGGGATGCCCATTAAGGTGATCAGCGCTCATCCGCCGAAAAAGAAACCGCGCGATGTCGACTTCTGGAAAGGTCCGGCAGCCCTGCCGCAGCTTCTGAAGGAATCCGATTACATCGTTCTTGCGTGCCCGCTGAACAAAGAGACGCGAGGCCTGATTGGCTCGCGGGAGTTTGCGCAGATGAAGCGCAGCGCCTTCCTCATTAACGTGGCGCGAGGGGCAGTGATCCAGGAAGAAGCCTTATTTCGGGCGCTCGAACAACAACGAATTGCGGGCGCCGCCATCGACGTATGGTACCGTTACCCGAAAAATGACAAGCCCTTCCGGCCGTCCCGTTTCCCGTTCCATAAACTGTCAAACCTCGTGATGACCCCTCACGTTGCAGGCTGGACGCTGGGCACGCGGCAGAAGCGATTCCAATTGGTTGCGGAAAACATTGACCGGCTGGTGGAAGGAAGACACCTGCTGAACGTTGTACAGGGGCCACGCAGGCACAGTCGCGCGGAATGGGACGCCACTAGCTGAATTCCGGCATGAATGCTGTTACTGATTCGCCGCCTGCATTCGTGGCAACCGTTCTTCCACCGGCGGAAGAGCCGGCAGCGGCACGTGCGGCTCAGTCTGGTACCAATACGCTACGGAATAGTAATTGTCGCCGCGGTTGTTGGCTGTACCGTGCTCGATGGTTGCGCGCAAGGACTTGGTGAAGGGTATTGGCGAATCGAGGTGGAAGCGGTACACGGACCACCGGGCGCCCTGCCGTTCAGGGCCCACAACCGGCGCACCGAACAGGCCGTAGGCAAAAGCCTGGCCACCGAAATCCCACGCGCCGAGGAAATAATCCTCCGTGCCGGTACCATTGATGGACGGCAGCTTCTCTCCATCGATAAAGAACATATCGTCGCCCTCGCCCCACCATCCGTCCTTATTTTCCAGCACCGACATGGTTACGCCGACAAACTGCCCACGGCCTTTGGCATCCACCCAGAGATAGTTGTTCTTGCCGTCGAGGTTTTTCCCGTCGCTCGCGACCGCAGTGCACGGAGCGCACTGGTTGTATTCCGCGTGGAAATAGAGCGTATCTTCCGGCAGAGGATTTGAGTAGGCACGGTAATCAATGTTGAAGTATAGAGCCCGGATGGCTTCGCTGCCCTCGTTGGTGACGGTGATCCGAGCATGCCTTTTGAACGGCATGGGAAAAAAGCTGTTGAGCGCCTTGGCCTCTCCCACGGCCAGTGGAACCGACTGGTAGGCGAAGTAGTCGCCCAGGCCCAGGCCGAAGAAGTCTCCAATGGGCGCCTCGACGCTGGGATTGGCCTCGCCGTCCCAGTACATGCGCAGGACAATCTTCTTAAGATGATAGAGTTCGGGGTCCGCAATGGTGAACCAGACATGGGTGATGGCTCCGGGCCCGGGTTCGTCAAGCACCGTAAACGTCTGGCCCGGATCAACGTGGCGGTAATCTTCATTTCCGCCTGTCCGGTCATAACTCGAGACGCGCTTTAAGACGTAAGAGTGAGGTTCAGGGAGCTGCCCAAGCCAGTCGCTGAAGTTCTGCGCCATGGCGGGCGCCGCCAGGGCGAGCATCATGATCAAAGGCGCGGCCTTCCGCATCGATCCCTCCAAATGCGCTCAAATTCCAGGAATTAAGTGCGGCGCGATTCTATCACAGGATGCCGGGCAAAGGGGTGATCTGGTTGCTTCTGCCTTCTGCGGGTGGTTTATACTCAAGTCAGAATGCGGCGGAGCGATTTTGGCCAGGCGGCGCCCGCGCTTGAAGTTTCTATTGAAAACCAATGAAGACGCAGCATCAACCCGACCGCGCAAAAATGCGAGAACTGACCAGCGCAACCAATT contains:
- a CDS encoding C-terminal binding protein; the encoded protein is MCVSVQALRLVVFTEREEGPVCGLDQKVIREAGGTIKYGRAGSLADRVALAKSAEVLIASTAPMRREFLQQLPQLKGIVRLGIGVDSVDLDAATDLGIVVANVPEFCQDEVAEHALGLLLAVTRKIVLADRLTRQGKWVVGIQERMLPMRRLRGQTLGLVGFGRIAQRLTGMAKALGLRVIAADPYVTPEIAEAAGVSLLPLEELLPQADIISLHVPLTSETRYLINSDAFALMKRGAILINTARGPVVDEVALEKALADGILGGAGLDVLETEPPRIPHPLLEFDNVVVTCHYASCSFEAYADLRNGVSEQAAQILRGEFPRHLVNIPLKGLPQCRLRDPGVQSQGAQG
- a CDS encoding hydroxyacid dehydrogenase gives rise to the protein MARRQMRKQHRLKVVLVGNVAAKAADHLKALINAPSTIVPFPINHEDSRLLKELANADVAVGHFFTERMARAARSLKLLQAPNAGVDAFRADLLSPQTTVANAYFHGPGLAEYVIMMVLALRRDLLNLDAQFRKGAWIGSWTKGEIPPEEVFGRSLGLVGYGTIGREVATRARALGMPIKVISAHPPKKKPRDVDFWKGPAALPQLLKESDYIVLACPLNKETRGLIGSREFAQMKRSAFLINVARGAVIQEEALFRALEQQRIAGAAIDVWYRYPKNDKPFRPSRFPFHKLSNLVMTPHVAGWTLGTRQKRFQLVAENIDRLVEGRHLLNVVQGPRRHSRAEWDATS
- a CDS encoding Crp/Fnr family transcriptional regulator, whose product is MTSLDAIATLRRVPFFAVLGEEDLRRLAGHCVVRFLGKEELLFSEGDRCEGMYVVQSGAIKVFKMADTGREQVLVIERAGSTVGELPVFDGGNLPASAAALEDSSLLFLPKREFLDLCRQNSEVAFAVIRSLAWRFRYLTALVEELSLKEVSHRLARFLRDRALSAGVRTRRGVEFPLEESNQQIAAEIGTVRDLVSRNLRRLVDHKIIKMERRKVIVLNMADLEEQIAGTKRAAG
- a CDS encoding DUF2961 domain-containing protein, coding for MRKAAPLIMMLALAAPAMAQNFSDWLGQLPEPHSYVLKRVSSYDRTGGNEDYRHVDPGQTFTVLDEPGPGAITHVWFTIADPELYHLKKIVLRMYWDGEANPSVEAPIGDFFGLGLGDYFAYQSVPLAVGEAKALNSFFPMPFKRHARITVTNEGSEAIRALYFNIDYRAYSNPLPEDTLYFHAEYNQCAPCTAVASDGKNLDGKNNYLWVDAKGRGQFVGVTMSVLENKDGWWGEGDDMFFIDGEKLPSINGTGTEDYFLGAWDFGGQAFAYGLFGAPVVGPERQGARWSVYRFHLDSPIPFTKSLRATIEHGTANNRGDNYYSVAYWYQTEPHVPLPALPPVEERLPRMQAANQ